The Benincasa hispida cultivar B227 chromosome 9, ASM972705v1, whole genome shotgun sequence genome has a segment encoding these proteins:
- the LOC120085877 gene encoding probable glutamyl endopeptidase, chloroplastic, whose translation MKMTTVMRFHKLSRPLSLLPLSLSSTSPFSISHSLSLTTRRRLHSPPLSTSFLMASSRFRNLVHLNAIVSEDGGGGASGGAAGGGSNGSVSSSSAVVSTDDDENSVLGVGYRLPPAEIRDIVDAPPLPILSFSPYRDKILFLKRRSLPPISELAKPEEKLAGIRIDGQCNCRSRMSFYTGIGIHQLMPDDSLGPEKEVHGLPDGAKINFITWSPDGRHLSFSVRVDEEDGSSGKLRVWVADVETGKARPLFQNADIYVNAVFENFVWVNDSTLLVCTIPSSRGDPPKKPLVPHGPKVQSNEQKNIIQARTFQDLLKDKYDEDLFDYYATTQLVLGSLDGTVEAFGTPAIYTSLDPSPDHKYILISTIHRPYSFIVPCGRFPKKVAVWTTDGKFIRELCDLPLAEDIPIAFNSVRKGMRSINWRADKPSTLCWVETQDGGDARVEVSPRDIVYTQSAEPLESEQPEILHKLDLRYGGISWCDDSLALVYESWYKMRKIRTWVISPDSKENNPRILFDRSSEDVYSDPGSPMLRRTPLGTYVIAKLKKDNYEGTFVLLNGSGATPEGNIPFIDLFDINTGSKERIWKSNKETYYESVVALMSDQIDGDLDIDELKFLTSKESKTENTQYYILRWPGKKATQITKFPHPYPQLASLQKEMIRYERKDGVQLTATLYLPPNYDPAKDGPLPCLIWSYPGEFKSKDAAGQVRGSPNEFASIGPTSALLWLARRFAILAGPTIPIIGEGNEEANDRYVEQLVASAEAAVEEVIKRGVAHPHKIAVGGHSYGAFMTANLLAHAPHLFCCGIARSGAYNRTLTPFGFQNEDRTLWEATNTYVEMSPFISANKIKKPILLIHGEEDNNPGTLPMQSDRFFNALKGHGALCRLVVLPFESHGYSSRESIMHVLWETDRWLEKYCSSNTSDLGQDVDKSKEEGNGAADSAGKVVAGSGGGGTESPGPDDYGFYSIQRSLL comes from the exons ATGAAGATGACGACGGTGATGCGCTTTCACAAACTGTCTCGCCCTCTCTCTCTCCTCCCTTTGTCTCTCTCCTCCACTTCTCCCTTCTCCATTTCACATTCTCTTAGTCTCACAACCCGCCGCAGATTGCACTCTCCACCACTCTCAACTTCCTTCCTCATGGCCTCATCTAGGTTCCGCAACCTTGTTCATCTCAACGCGATCGTTTCCGAAGACGGCGGAGGCGGTGCTAGCGGCGGTGCTGCAGGAGGAGGCTCCAATGGCTCCGTTTCGTCCTCTTCAGCTGTAGTCTCTACTGATGACGATG AGAATTCAGTTCTGGGGGTCGGGTATCGTCTTCCTCCAGCTGAAATCAGGGACATTGTTGATGCTCCACCGCTTCCCATATTGTCATTCTCGCCATACAGGGATAAAATATTGTTCCTCAAGCGGAGGTCATTGCCTCCAATATCTGAACTTGCCAAACCAGAAGAAAAGCTGGCTGGTATTCGTATTGATGGACAGTGCAATTGTAGAAGTCGAATGTCGTTTTACACTGGAATAGGGATTCATCAATTGATGCCTGATGACTCCCTAGGTCCAGAGAAGGAGGTACATGGTTTACCGGATGGTGCTAAGATCAATTTCATTACTTGGTCACCTGATGGCCGTCATTTATCTTTCAGTGTTCGAGTTGACGAGGAAGATGGCAGTAGTGGTAAGCTTAGAGTTTGGGTTGCTGATGTGGAAACTGGGAAAGCTAGACCTTTGTTTCAGAATGCAGACATTTATGTCAATGCAGTTTTTGAGAATTTTGTTTGGGTAAACGATTCTACTTTGTTAGTTTGCACCATTCCCTCCTCTCGTGGAGATCCACCAAAGAAACCTTTGGTTCCTCATGGTCCAAAAGTTCAATCTAATGAGCAGAAGAACATTATCCAAGCTAGAACCTTTCAGGATTTGCTGAAGGACAAATATGACGAGGATTTGTTTGACTACTATGCCACTACCCAGCTTGTTTTGGGTTCATTGGATGGAACAGTTGAGGCATTTGGCACACCAGCAATATATACGTCTCTGGACCCTTCCCCTgatcacaaatatattttgattaGTACTATTCACAGGCCATATTCTTTTATTGTTCCATGTGGAAGATTTCCTAAAAAGGTAGCCGTGTGGACAACTGATGGCAAATTTATTAGGGAGCTTTGTGATTTGCCTCTTGCTGAGGATATCCCCATTGCATTCAACAGTGTGAGAAAGGGGATGCGTTCCATAAATTGGAGAGCAGATAAGCCATCGACACTCTGCTG GGTGGAAACCCAAGATGGTGGAGATGCCAGAGTCGAGGTTTCTCCGCGTGACATTGTTTATACACAATCTGCTGAACCACTGGAAAGTGAACAGCCAGAGATACTGCATAAACTTGATCTTCGTTATGG AGGAATATCCTGGTGTGATGACTCACTGGCTCTTGTTTATGAATCTTGGTACAAGATGCGCAAAATACGAACATGGGTAATCTCTCCTGATTCTAAAGAAAACAATCCTCGAATTCTATTTGATAGGTCATCAGAAGATGTGTATTCAGACCCTGGGTCACCGATGCTGCGGAGGACTCCTCTTGGGACTTACGTAATTGCGAAATTGAAGAAGGATAATTATGAAGGAACATTTGTTCTACTCAATGGTAGTGGTGCTACTCCAGAAGGGAACATCccttttattgatttatttgacaT AAACACAGGCAGCAAAGAAAGAATATGGAAGAGCAACAAAGAAACTTATTATGAGAGTGTTGTGGCTTTAATGTCTGATCAGATAGACGGAGATTTAGATATTGATGAGCTGAAATTTTTGACTTCCAAAGAATCCAAAACTGAAAATACTCAGTACTACATTCTGAGGTGGCCTGGTAAGAAAGCAACTCAAATTACAAAATTTCCTCATCCATATCCACAGCTGGCATCACTGCAGAAAGAGATGATAAGATACGAGAGAAAAGACGGAGTTCAACTGACAGCCACACTATATCTGCCACCAAACTACGATCCAGCAAAAGATGGCCCTCTTCCATGCTTGATCTGGTCTTACCCTGGAGAATTCAAAAGCAAAGATGCAGCTGGACAAGTTCGTGGTTCCCCTAATGAGTTTGCTAGTATAGGTCCAACATCTGCTCTTCTTTGGTTGGCTCGCAG GTTTGCTATTTTGGCTGGACCCACAATACCTATCATTGGTGAAGGTAACGAGGAGGCAAATGATAG ATATGTAGAGCAATTGGTTGCGAGTGCAGAGGCTGCTGTAGAGGAGGTCATTAAACGAGGG GTTGCTCATCCTCATAAGATTGCTGTTGGTGGACATTCATATGGTGCGTTTATGACTGCAAACCTTCTGGCTCATGCTCCCCATCTTTTTTGCTGTGGGATTGCTCGGTCCGGTGCCTATAACAGAACATTGACCCCTTTTGGCTTTCAG AATGAGGATAGAACTCTCTGGGAAGCAACCAACACGTATGTAGAGATGAGTCCGTTTATATCAGCAAATAAAATCAAGAAGCCAATTTTGCTCATTCATGGCGAAGAAGACAACAACCCAGGAACTTTACCCATGCAG TCCGACCGATTTTTCAATGCCTTGAAAGGCCATGGAGCATTATGTCGCCTTGTGGTTCTTCCCTTCGAAAGCCACGGTTATTCTTCACGAGAGAGTATCATGCATGTCCTTTGGGAAACTGATCGATGGTTGGAGAAATACTGTTCCTCTAACACTTCTGATTTAGGTCAAGATGTGGATAAAAGCAAAGAGGAAGGCAACGGAGCAGCAGACTCCGCTGGGAAAGTTGTTGCTGGTTCTGGAGGTGGTGGCACAGAGAGTCCCGGTCCTGATGATTATGGGTTTTACTCTATTCAAAGATCATTGTTGTG